The Oncorhynchus mykiss isolate Arlee chromosome 10, USDA_OmykA_1.1, whole genome shotgun sequence nucleotide sequence acatcgagtcaactattagacatgtgttagcagaatgaaggctgagcccatgtgactgtacaaagctggatcaacatcgagtcaactattagacatgtgtaagcagaatgaaggctgagcccatctgactgtacaaagctggatcaacatcgagtcaactattagacatgtgttagcagaatgaaggctgagcccatctgactgtacaaagctggatcaacatcgagtcaactattagacatgtgttagcagaatgaaggctgagcccatctgactgtacaaagctggatcaacatcgagtcaactactagacatgtgttagcagaatgaaggctgagcccatcagactgtacaaagctggatcaacatcgagtcaactactagacatgtgttagcagaatgaaggctgagcccatgtgactgtacaaagctggatcaacatcgagtcaactactagacatgtgttagcagaatgaaggctgagcccatctgactgtacaaagctggatcaacatcgagtcaactactagacatgtgttagcagaatgaaggctgagcccatctgactgtacaaagctggatcaacatcgagtcaactattagacatgtgtaagcagaatgaaggctgagcccatctgactgtacaaagctggatcaacatcgagtcaactattagacatgtgttagcagaatgaaggctgagcccatctgactgtacaaagctggatcaacatcgagtcaactattagacatgtgttagcagaatgaaggctgagcccatctgactgtacaaagctggatcaacatcgagtcaactattagacatgtgttagcagaatgaaggctgagcccatctgactgtacaaagctggatcaacatcgagtcaactactagacatgtgttagcagaatgaaggctgagcccatctgactgtacaaagctggatcaacatcgagtcaactattagacatgtgttagcagaatgaaggctgagcccatctgactgtacaaagctggatcaacatcgagtcaactattagacatgtgtaagcagaatgaaggctgagcccatctgactgtacaaagctggatcaacatcgagtcaactattagacatgtgttagcagaatgaaggctgagcccatctgactgtacaaagctggatcaacatcgagTCAACTATTAGACATGTAAAAAACAGAACATAAACAGAATCTGTGTAGATGAGGAAAGGTAGACTAACAAGACGTGTCTGAACCATATATGATCTGGTGATCAAGACAACATCGGTCTGATCTTGTGAAGACCTGTGGACAGGAACATTAGATAATCAGTTATAGGCCCCAGTAGGAGTGTGATGTtttgtaaggatcagactgtataggctatattacatgtatttagtgtagtattggggcagcagggtagcagggtagtggttagaatgttatgtaaggatcagactgtataggctatattacatgtatttagtgtattattggggcagcagggtagtggttagaatgttatgtaaggatcagactgtataggctatattacatgtatttagtgtattattggggcagcagggtagtggttagaatgttatgtaaggatcagactgtataggctatattacatgtgtTTAGTGTagtattggggcagcagggtagtggttagaatgttatgtaaggatcagactgtataggctatattacatgtatttagtgtattattggggcagcagggtagcctagtggttagaatgttatgtaaggatcagactgtataggctatattacatgtatttagtgtattattggggcagcagggtagtggttagaatgttatgtaagggtCAGACTGTATAAAAGCCAAGTACTAAGAATGAAGAGTCAGTTCTTCCATGGAATTGTTCAGCtttgttactgtttgtaataaagtctagtTGAATTCACAGGTTCTGGTTTGGTGAAATAGTTGATTCAATATTTTCCACAACAGTCAATGTGTCTAAACTGCAAGAACGTTGAAATTAAGTTGTTTTCAAGTCGTTATTAACAACAACCTTCAACTAAAACCAAACGTATATTGGACGTTGGGTATCGTCTTCTTTTCAACGTCTTTTCAATGACATTTAGCTTGGTGGTACAgcccaatgtcaaaacacagctttaatgtgtccaaatcaataaccaatatgcagaaacCATTTGTGATACTGAAAACCTAAACATAAAATGTACCATCTGCACAAACATCTGCAACAATAATCATATTACTGAAACAAGCACCTTTTAAAATGCACCAGCACCAGAAACACTGTTGTTCTGACAAGTAGCAATAAGTCACTGATATCAATTAGAGGACAAATCTggttgttggtgctgttgaaactaacacaactaaaaaacacatggaaatgggagatatattttacctccctggttagaggacaaatcaggttgttggtgctgttgaaactaacacaactaaaaacacatggaaatgggagatatattttacctccctggttagaggacaaatcaggttgttggtgctgttgaaactaacacaactaaaaacacatggaaatgggagatatattttacctccctggttagaggacaaatatggttgttggtgctgttgaaactaacacaactaaaaacatatggaaatgggagatatattttacctccctggttagaggacaaatcaggttgttggtgctgttgaaactaacacaactaaaaacatatggaaatgggagatatattttacctccctggttagaggacaaatcaggttgttggtgctgttgaaactaacacaactaaaaacacatggaaatgggagatatattttacctccctggttagaggacaaatcaggttgttggtgctgttgaaactaacacaactaaaaacatatggaaatgggagatatattttacctccctggttagaggacaaatcaggttgttggtgctgttgaaactaacacgactaaaaacacatggaaatgggagatatattttacctccctggttagaggacaaatcaggttgttggtgctgttgaaactaacacaactaaaaacatatggaaatgggagatatattttacctccctggttagaggacaaatcaggttgttggtgctgttgaaactaacacaactaaaaacatatggaaatgggagatatattttacctccctggttagaggacaaatcaggttgttggtgctgttgaaactaacacaactaaaaacacatggaaatgggagatatattttacctccctggttagaggacaaatcaggttgttggtgctgttgaaactaacaactaaaaacacatggaaatgggagatatattttacctccctggttagaggacaaatcaggttgttggtgctgttgaaactaacaactaaaaacacatggaaatgggagatatattttccctccctggttagaggacaaatcaggttgttggtgctgttgaaactaacacaactaaaaacacatggaaatgggagatatattttacctccctggttagaggacaaatcaggttgttggtgctgatgaaactaacacaactaaaaacacatggaaatgggagatatattttacctccctggttagaggacaaatcaggttgttggtgctgttgaaactaacaactaaaaacacatggaaatgggagatatattttacctccctggttagaggacaaatcaggttgttggtgctgttgaaactaacacaactaaaaacacatggaaatgggagatatattttacctccctggttagaggacaaatcaggttgttggtgctgttgaaactaacacaactaaaaacacatggaaatgggagatatattttacctccctggttagaggacaaatcaggttgttggtgctgatgaaactaacacaactaaaaacacatggaaatgggagatatattttacctccctggttagaggacaaatcaggttgttggtgctgttgaaactaacacaactaaaaacacatggaaatgggagatatattttacctccctggttagaggacaaatcaggttgttggtgctgttgaaactaacacaactaaaaacacatggaaatgggagatatattttacctccctggttagaggacaaatcaggttgttggtgctgttgaaactaacacaactaaaaacacatggaaatgggagatatattttacctccctggttagaggacaaatcaggttgttggtgctgttgaaactaacacaactaaaaacacatggaaatgggagatatattttacctccctggttagaggacaaatcaggttgttggtgctgttgaaactaacacaactaaaaacacatggaaatgggagatatattttacctccctggttagaggacaaatcaggttgttggtgctgttgaaactaacacaactaaaaacacatggaaatgggagatatattttacctccctggttagaggacaaatcaggttgttggtgctgttgaaactaacacaactaaaaacacatggaaatgggagatatattttacctccctggttagaggacaaatcaggttgttggtgctgttgaaactaacacaactaaaaaaacacatggaaatgggagatatattttacctccctggttagaggacaaaacaggttgttggtgctgttgaaactaacacaattaaaaaaacacatggaaatgggagatatattttacctccctggttagaggacaaatcaggttgttggtgctgttgaaactaacacaactaaaaacacatggaaatgggagatatattttacctccctggttagaggacaaatcaggttgttggtgctgttgaaactaacacaactaaaaacacatggaaatgggagatatattttacctccctggttagaggacaaatcaggttgttggtgctgttgaaactaacacaactaaaaacacatggaaatgggagatatattttacctccctggttagaggacaaatcaggttgttggtgctgttgaaactaacacaactaaaaacacatggaaatgggagatatattttacctccctggttagaggacaaatcaggttgttggtgctgttgaaactaacacgactaaaaacacatggaaatgggagatatattttacctccctggttagaggacaaatcaggttgtaggtgctgttgaaactaacacaactaaaaacacatggaaatgggagatatattttacctccctggttagaggacaaatcaggttgttggtgctgttgaaactaacacaactaaaaacacatggaaatgggagatatattttacctccctggttagaggacaaatcaggttgttggtgctgttgaaactaacacaactaaaaacacatggaaatgggagatatattttacctccctggttagaggacaaatcaggttgttggtgctgttgaaactaacacaactaaaaacacatggaaatgggagatatattttacctccctggttagaggacaaatcaggttgttggtgctgttgaaactaacacgaataaaaacacatggaaatgggagatatattttacctccctggttagaggacaaatcaggttgtaggtGCTGTTGAAACAaacacaactaaaaacacatggaaatgggagatatattttacctccctggttagaggacaacctgcagaagacagtcagctacattttggagAGATGCATTTACATTTAGAGGTTGTTAAACAAAGGAACACAACACTTATTTTCCATCCCTCATCGATATCATGTTGAAATCATTTGTGTGAGAGTGTGGAGATGAGTTtgtcctgttaaaactaacagctcaaaaaccacatggaatctgggaataatgtgtacatcactggttagaggacaacttgTAGAAAACATCTAGCtacattttgattcaagtgggtcaccaaTGCTGTAAGTGTAACACAGCTCTTTTTGTGTTAGTCACTTTCTGTTATATCATATAAATATCActctttcaattcagagcctggattttccccctgaggctaatatccatatcatgcaGAAATCAATTGAACAGGGGGCCAACGTTTAgggttctacattgtgacattattaaaatactccttctacaatgtgaaaacattctacattgtgacatcattaaaatactccttctacaatgttaaaacattctacattgtgacatcattaaaatactccttctacaatgtaaaaatgttctacattgtgacatcattaaaatactccttctacaatgtttaaacattctacattgtgacatcattaaaatactcctactacaatgtttaaacattctacattgtgacatcattaaaatactccttctacaatgttaaaacattctacattgtgacatcattaaaatactccttctacaatgtttaaacattctacattgtgacatcattaaaatactccttctacaatgtttaaacattatacattgtgacattaattcattgatatcatgaaacaactccatcattaatgtattttctgatgtttgatcagagatctgttatcagagtatctcttgtcacattgaccacagctatgaggtttctctcctgggtgtgttctctggtgtataatCAGATGGCTGGATGTAGTAAAATTCTTCCCACATTgttcacagctataaggtttctctcctgtgtgtgttctctggtgtataatCAGATGGCTGGATGTAGTAAAATTCTTCCCACATTGTTCAcaactataaggtttctctcctgtgtgtgttctctggtgtgataccaggttgcttgactgagtaaaactcttcccacattgataacagctgtaaggtttctctcctgtgtgtgttctctggtgagaTAACAGGCTgcttgactgagtaaaactcttcccacattgataacagctgtaaggtttctctcctgtgtgtgttctctggtgagaTAACAGGCTgcttgactgagtaaaactcttcccacattgatcacagctataaggtttctctccagtgtgaattctCATGTGTACTTTTAGTGAATTTGATCTTAAGTAACTCTTCCCACAGTTAGAGCAGCAGTGCGATTTCTTCCCTGTTGGTCTCCActggtgtttcttgaggtgttctgatcGGGAGGAACTCTTACCTGCCTCGTCAGCttcatgatgttgttgaggctccccagaggatccacgatagtcacatctctctcctgtgtgaacaacaagtcagacagatggttaaaggcccacaacagcagaaatccaCTGTAAAAGGTGATGACAACAGCGtagccatgatgttgtacaacaattgacgtCTGTAATGAATGTTACAATGATTTGACAATTGTCTTAAGACAGTCAAGTGAGCAACAATagtcatattttgtcttgttttcacattagtagtaacatcgatGATTGTCGGCTATAAATAAGTTATTACAGTTGCTGAACCCCTAAGCAGTGTGCCAGACAACCTTTGGTCACCAATATaggcccctttctgtgtttgctaaAATAGGCGCACGAGGGAAATGAATTGAatgtgagagtggttacatttatccagcccccagagtggttacatttatccagcccccatccctcagctgtttaccaaaccaAGTCTCAGGGCAGGCATTTTGTTGCTGTTTAAATGCTAGGTTGTCCCTTTAAAAAAGCCAAATCAATCGATCaaccaatctgcagttcaaacaataacaaagatgtcattccaccactgttttggtaataagatgatggatgggtctggagaaatgtaactactctcaaattcatagacagacctacggatgcaaggactgaccatccatgaaatcaacatgatagttttaaccatgttgaggctctacagtgttgatttacattgtttctaaacattggtgtaaaaaaaatcttatttggggttctgatggggtacaacagttgaactaagctcatgaggcatgtgttatattcttcaagaatcaatggctataaataATATAAATGTAGCAATTACatatttcccctttaacaccacacatcagttcaacaactgcagagtttgtgcctctgtttttaagacagtacttactagtgttaatcaCGGCCCGGTTTCTCAAAACCATCTTACGGCTAAGTTCACCGTCAGAACCATAGGATGCCTTAAGATGCGTTTGGAaaaccgggcccagatatccagtttcctcctcttcgtcttcctcctcttttgtcgatgtgacagtcatctccccctccccctctttcactCCATAAACTGCATCCTCTTCTCTCCGcttcctcttcttttactgtaacatcctcctcctctttcactctgaacgagtCTTCCTTTTCTTccactgaaacgtctttctcttcttcacggtaacagcctcaccctctacttgtttttgtattgtaacatccttctcttcctcctcctctttcaggagaacttctttctccgtccagaagacctcctcttctttagcaGGAGGAGAGTAActtagtgaactcatggtcggaGATGTTCGCTAGCTAGCATTAGTGACTAGCCTAGTTCTAAGCTAATTTAGCAAACCAGCTAGCTGACAAACCACGTAATTATGTAATTAAATGGGCCAACACGTACATACGACAGAAGTGTGTTTAATACACAGCGACTAATATACACCAAAACAGTGTAAAGAGAGTGAATGTTGTAGCTATGTTTGCTAGAAAGCTACCGAGGTGTCTAACTGTTGTTGTTGAAGGAGcgtcccgtccactagattatacgtcacactggCAGCGTCGCCTGAACCTAAAAGacgcacatcgccatctgctgactggaggggCAACGCAGTTGAGGAACCAAAagtttatttttcatttatttcagTAAAGTTGATTATCATATTAAGTCGTTCAAAGAGAAGCATGTGTTGATTGATTCGTGTTTAATGAGTGATAATTTAAAACAAACTctagacccactacatatttacattaaaccatagttctgacatggatcattttgaccccagaggCATATCTTTTATCACAGCCAAAATGTGGTTCATTCAATTCATCCAATTTTTCATGACTTGTCAATCAACTTGTTCTTAATACATCTAAATCCTGGTTTAGTGTTTCTGTATCAATAAGgacttttaacaaattaaaatccTTTGGAGTCATTTTGACTCCATCCAAAATCAGCTTTGATAAATAGGACgtttatttcaaatcaaaatcacattttattggtcacatacacgtgtttagcaaatgttattgcaggtgtagcaaaatgcttgtgtttctagctccggcagtgcagtaatacctaacaagtaatatctaataatTTCACAAATCTAAGTATTTGAATGTAGGTTTCTCTGTAGACATGATCCATCccaccagagggtggaggggcACCTGTATCAGTGGTTTTGACCAGATAGACACCTGCAGACACACAGTATAGTGCCTCCCATGTTCTCTCCTAAGATTGGACTTTCTATACCACGTATCACCTGACTGTGTACAAAACTGCCAATGATAGAAACCTCTTCCAGTGGTATACAGTGTATTCattaagtattcataccccataatgacaaaccaaaaacaggcttgaaattttttgcaaatgtctttacttaagtattcagaccctttgctatgagactcaaaattgagctcagatgcatcctgattccattgatcatacttgagatgtttctacaacttgattggagtccacctgtggtaaattcaataaattagacatggtttggaaaggcacacacctgtctatataaggtcccacagttgacagtgcatgtcagagcaaaaaccaagccatgaggtcaaaggaattgtctgtagacctctgagacaggattatgtcgaggcacagatttggggaaaggtaccaaaaaaattctgcagcattgacggtccccatGAACACAatggccgccatcattcttaaatggaagaagtttggaaccaccaatactctttctagagctggccacccggccaaactgagaaatcgggggagaagggccttggtcaaggaggtgaacaagaacccgatgttcactctgacagagctccagatttcctctgtggagacgggagaaccttccagaaggacaaccatctctgcagcactccaccaatcaggccttaatgtaGCAATGATTAAATTGTCAACATTTATTTcaatggacaattctgtgaactgttctGTGAAATGTGTTGGCTAGAGATGActtgcaggagcttgcagggatttgtaggcAGGCATgttgtctactttgatgctaattagcattttcgaatctgagagtagagagagacatcccattagttcctgccaaggcagcagctactcttcctggggtttattatggatccccattagttcctgccaaggcagcagctactcttcctgggggtttattatggatccccattagttcctgccaaggcagcatctactatccctggggtttattatggatccccattagt carries:
- the LOC118936366 gene encoding zinc finger protein 239-like translates to MTVTSTKEEEDEEEETGYLGPVFQTHLKASYGSDGELSRKMVLRNRAVINTRERCDYRGSSGEPQQHHEADEAGKSSSRSEHLKKHQWRPTGKKSHCCSNCGKSYLRSNSLKVHMRIHTGEKPYSCDQCGKSFTQSSSLLSHQRTHTGEKPYSCYQCGKSFTQSSSLLSHQRTHTGEKPYSCYQCGKSFTQSSNLVSHQRTHTGEKPYSCEQCGKNFTTSSHLIIHQRTHTGEKPYSCEQCGKNFTTSSHLIIHQRTHPGEKPHSCGQCDKRYSDNRSLIKHQKIH